One Desulfobulbaceae bacterium genomic region harbors:
- a CDS encoding HEPN domain-containing protein, which yields MLFLEEHELDTPKIHRLVTLFGKVEVLLGRSVDLSMLQTLDALYIEARYPGELGLLPHGRPSAADAERFSIFANAVFQTAAVRLNQL from the coding sequence ATGCTTTTCTTGGAAGAGCATGAACTCGATACTCCGAAAATTCACCGGTTAGTTACCTTGTTTGGAAAAGTCGAAGTATTATTGGGGCGAAGTGTAGATTTGAGTATGCTTCAAACCCTTGATGCACTTTATATCGAGGCAAGATATCCCGGAGAGTTGGGATTGCTTCCTCATGGTCGACCAAGCGCTGCTGATGCGGAAAGGTTTTCTATTTTTGCTAATGCAGTTTTTCAGACCGCTGCCGTACGGCTTAATCAATTGTAA